In one window of Nicotiana tabacum cultivar K326 chromosome 12, ASM71507v2, whole genome shotgun sequence DNA:
- the LOC107778481 gene encoding uncharacterized protein LOC107778481 isoform X2 has translation MIGSNCFVFIILTEFHSHETRRMPETKEKNKKLNKHYISAGTLASLAYQKKLALTRKTNVPCRCTRSSEEHELLPNLAEDHQILAPQNSGVVARIQTETTTPAAETFEEQIQLNSTTVAEQEQRELQDSSPQKRKRGKTKMLSVHGRRGQKLILVNENNQPVGPTKDVVTELGSFLGILARNATLFPLDIFDWRKMDTKDDLWAYTKEKYDIPDTAKKWTLDTIQATWRRHNKNVRDQY, from the exons ATGATTGGCTCTAACTGTTTTGTTTTTATCATATTGACAGAGTTTCATAGTCACGAGACAAGAAGAATGcctgaaacaaaagaaaaaaataaaaaactcaaCAAGCATTATATTAGTGCTGGAACACTTGCCTCCTTGGCATACCAAAAGAAGTTAGCGCTGACCAGGAAAACAAATGTTCCATGTAGATGTACACGGTCGAGTGAAGAGCACGAGCTTCTGCCAAATTTAGCTGAAGACCATCAGATACTAGCACCACAAAATTCAGGTGTAGTAGCCCGTATACAAACAGAAACAACCACCCCTGCAGCAGAAACATTTGAGGAACAAATTCAATTGAATTCTACAACTGTTGCTGAACAAGAACAACGTGAACTACAAG ACTCCTCTcctcaaaaaaggaaaagaggtaaAACAAAGATGCTAAGCGtacatggaaggcgtgggcaaaaaTTGATCCTAGTAAATGAGAACAATCAACCTGTTGGTCCTACTAAAGATGTTGTGACAGAATTGGGCAGTTTTCTCGGCATATTGGCAAGGAATGCGACTCTTTTCCCTCTTGATATATTTGATTGGAGGAAAATGGACACAAAAGATGATCTATGGGCATATACCAAG GAGAAATATGATATTCCTGACACTGCAAAAAAATGGACTTTGGATACAATTCAAGCTACTTGGAGAAGACACAATA AAAATGTCCGAGATCAATATTGA
- the LOC107778481 gene encoding uncharacterized protein LOC107778481 isoform X1 yields the protein MIGSNCFVFIILTEFHSHETRRMPETKEKNKKLNKHYISAGTLASLAYQKKLALTRKTNVPCRCTRSSEEHELLPNLAEDHQILAPQNSGVVARIQTETTTPAAETFEEQIQLNSTTVAEQEQRELQDSSPQKRKRGKTKMLSVHGRRGQKLILVNENNQPVGPTKDVVTELGSFLGILARNATLFPLDIFDWRKMDTKDDLWAYTKEKYDIPDTAKKWTLDTIQATWRRHNSTLKFNPTKAYYLQIMACLHLDKKNRIMNWTVRPMVQLN from the exons ATGATTGGCTCTAACTGTTTTGTTTTTATCATATTGACAGAGTTTCATAGTCACGAGACAAGAAGAATGcctgaaacaaaagaaaaaaataaaaaactcaaCAAGCATTATATTAGTGCTGGAACACTTGCCTCCTTGGCATACCAAAAGAAGTTAGCGCTGACCAGGAAAACAAATGTTCCATGTAGATGTACACGGTCGAGTGAAGAGCACGAGCTTCTGCCAAATTTAGCTGAAGACCATCAGATACTAGCACCACAAAATTCAGGTGTAGTAGCCCGTATACAAACAGAAACAACCACCCCTGCAGCAGAAACATTTGAGGAACAAATTCAATTGAATTCTACAACTGTTGCTGAACAAGAACAACGTGAACTACAAG ACTCCTCTcctcaaaaaaggaaaagaggtaaAACAAAGATGCTAAGCGtacatggaaggcgtgggcaaaaaTTGATCCTAGTAAATGAGAACAATCAACCTGTTGGTCCTACTAAAGATGTTGTGACAGAATTGGGCAGTTTTCTCGGCATATTGGCAAGGAATGCGACTCTTTTCCCTCTTGATATATTTGATTGGAGGAAAATGGACACAAAAGATGATCTATGGGCATATACCAAG GAGAAATATGATATTCCTGACACTGCAAAAAAATGGACTTTGGATACAATTCAAGCTACTTGGAGAAGACACAATAGTACTTTGAAATTCAACCCAACTAAAGCTTATTACTTACAAATAATGGCATGCCTGcacttagataaaaaaaataggaTAATGAACTGGACTGTCCGACCTATGGTACAACTTAACTGA